TCTGGTGCTAAGTCACTCACAGTCTGTTATATTCTGAATTATTGCTGGCTCGCATTGTATTTCTGAGTCAAAACGATTAAATGAAGATAAGAAAATCAACCAAACACTAGCTTTGTGCAACTTACCGTTTTCATTCTGCTGTTCTGGTACACTTGCGGTATGAGCGTCCGCTTCATCTTCGCTTGATGAGGAAGAAATGTCTCTGggcattttaaactttgaaaataaccctaaaaattaaaacttaaagttTTCTAGCTCTCCAAACGCATGGCTAAGTAGAACGCACATGTGTTGACACCAAATGAACTGTGACCTTTAATTATTCCACTTCCGTGTCAGTTTTCGTTGTAGTTCCAAAGTTTGGCATGGCGTGTGGCTTTTAGTTGAGTGAACCTGTTCGGAAAACTCAAACACCCACAGTGCACCACGCATATTACGTAACGTTTCAGCGTCCGTCGGGGAAGCAGTTGACAACAGCCGCCAAGAGCAGGCCGAAGTgggcaaacaaaacaaacaaggaaGAAAAGGCGAAATTACTCCAAAGTTTGACTTTGCTGAATAAATTTAGAATGTTTAACTTTATTCTCAAGCAGTTCGAAGTCCGTTGAGCGTGGAAGTAGTTAGCAAAGAGAGGGCGTGCACCTGTCGAAGATAAATAGGTTAACGAAGCTAACGTCTGCTAGCACGTTAGCAAGCTAGCTGGCTCGCTTGGCTCAGGTTGGGTAGCTTGTTTTCCAGACATGTcgtccccctcctcctccaggcGCCAATGGTGCTATCTGTGCGACCTGCCAAAGATGCCGTGGACTGTGGTATGGGACTTCAGCGAGGTCGTCTGCCGTGGCTGCGTGAACTACGAGGGAGCTAACCAGATTGAATTCCTGATCGCGAGCGCCCGACAGTTAAAACGGACACACGGGATGCAGGATGGAAACGTCAGGTCACCTGGTCCATCTCCAAATAAACACGGCACATCTGGGCGAGGAGAGGGGGCTGCTGACGGAGGTAGGCCACACACAGACCGATTTGAgcggggaggaagaggagaaggtACAGGCTCAACGATACGTGTGCCGCCGAATGGGCTGCACCGTGACGGCCAGCCGCCTCCAGAAGTGAACCGTCAGAGTCCCAGCGGCAGCCGGAGACCTATGCTAGGAGCTGCCATCCCTCCTAATCTAGTGACTCAAAGCATTGCAGGGATTCCTCATGGGCTTCTTGCAGGCATGCCTGCGGGTCTGACTGCCCGGACAGCCCCCATGAGTAACCCTATGATCTTCCCTGCCCCTGTGCTGGCAGAGATGAGCCGTAGACAGTTGGGTATAGGGATGGGGATAGCCCCCTTCATCACTCCAGAGCTGGAGCGAGAGCTCAGTTCATCCCAGAACCAGCCTAAAATACAGTCGCAGGTTCACACTGCTGTGGCTGGAAGCAGCGCCAGCAAAAGTTCGGGCCTGCCTTCTTCATCCTCGTCTATGGCTGGAGGTGTCAGCCAGACAAGCCCCAAACCTGCCTCCTCTCCAGCCAGGCAGCCACGCCCCCCCACAGCCAGATCTGGAGGTGAGCCCCTGGGATCCAGCAACTCTGCAGAGGCAGCAACCACTGCTGCAGCATTACCCCACAGTGGTGCCTCAGAGCTGGGATCTGCATCTGCCAGCAACACCCATTCAACGGGGAACACGCTTTCCTGCACCTTGTGTCATGAGAGGCTCGAGGACACACACTTTGTTCAATGTCCATCAGTGCCAGGGCACAGGTTTGTAGATTTGCAGTTTATTTTCCTTCTTCAAGTGGTTTAGGTTGaaagttattttctttatgcaaataCTCAAGTGCCAACATTTTAGAATAGTTTACTAGAAACCatgatttacttttatttgtattGATTTGTGTTATTAAAAATAAGAGCCATGAAATCATAATTCCCTTCTACACaacaattcaaatcaaattttccGTGATGCAgaatagatatattttttttctaatatgtTCAGCCTAAGTTTAATCTACCAACTATTGtgtttgttataatatagaatt
This region of Cheilinus undulatus linkage group 2, ASM1832078v1, whole genome shotgun sequence genomic DNA includes:
- the irf2bp1 gene encoding interferon regulatory factor 2-binding protein 1 is translated as MSSPSSSRRQWCYLCDLPKMPWTVVWDFSEVVCRGCVNYEGANQIEFLIASARQLKRTHGMQDGNVRSPGPSPNKHGTSGRGEGAADGGRPHTDRFERGGRGEGTGSTIRVPPNGLHRDGQPPPEVNRQSPSGSRRPMLGAAIPPNLVTQSIAGIPHGLLAGMPAGLTARTAPMSNPMIFPAPVLAEMSRRQLGIGMGIAPFITPELERELSSSQNQPKIQSQVHTAVAGSSASKSSGLPSSSSSMAGGVSQTSPKPASSPARQPRPPTARSGGEPLGSSNSAEAATTAAALPHSGASELGSASASNTHSTGNTLSCTLCHERLEDTHFVQCPSVPGHRFCFPCTRVYIQSRRGDGEVYCPSGERCPLDNSPNSPPWAFMQGEVSTILGTGGAGAAPAPASASGAGSGPGPGPGPGPGPGAAGASASGAGTGPAGGGGSSSGDVTVKKERET